A stretch of DNA from Desulfovibrio sp. Fe33:
CGGCCACCGACTATCTTGTCGACACCAACTACGCCGATTCCAACAGGTTCCATGTCCTGAACCTGTGCTCCTCCTACAAGACGCATTCCATGGGCTATTACGTTTCCCTGCTGGCTTCGGCCCGCAACCATCGCGTAACCCCCTCGGTCATGACCGTGAAGGACGTGACCACGCCCCTGGTCGCCCAGAGCCTGCTCGATGAGCTCAAGGACGCCATCAATCCCAAGCAGCTCCCGGACAAAGGGGAAATCCTGGAACTGACCATTATCCTCGGGCGTACCCCTGACCCTTGCCGTGCCGAACTGGCCCGCAAGCTTTTTTCCCTGTTTGCCATCCCGTTTTTCACCATCACGATGGAGTGGAGAGAGGAAGGGTGGAAGTTCCGCAAGGTCAAGCTTCTGCATCTCCGCCAAGTGGCGAACAAGCATCCCGCGCTTCTGCGCAGCGCGCTCGACGCGTTCTGCCTGAAGAAGCGGTACAACAGGCCGAAGCTCAAGAGCTACCAGTACGACCTCGCCATTCTGGCCGACGCGGCGGAACCCACTCCTCCCTCCAACGCCATGGCCCTGGAAAAGTTCCGCAAGGCCGCCGAGCGGGTGGGATTTTTCGTGGAGTTCATCACCAAAGCCGATCATCGGCGTATTTGCGAATTCGACGCCCTGTTCATCCGCGAAACCACGGCCATGGACAACCACACCTACGCCATGTCCCGGCACGCCTATACCGAGGGACTGGTGGTAGTGGACGATCCCTGGTCCATCATGCTTTGCTCCAACAAGGTCTATCTCCAGGAGCGCCTGGCCCACGCGGGCGTCACCCAGCCGCGGGGCTGGCATTTGACCCACAAGGAATGCAAGCCTTCGTTCCTGCGCACCCTGCCGCTGCCCCTGGTCCTGAAGCTGCCCGAGAGCTCCTTTTCCCTGGGCGTGTTCCGGGTGTCCACCATGGAGGAACTGACCGAGAAGCTGGCCGAAATGTTCCGGCATACGGATCTGGTCATCGCCCAGGAGTTTTTGGTCTCGGCCTACGACTGGCGCGTGGGGCTCCTGGACAACAAGCCTCTCTTCGCCTGCAAGTACTTCATGGCCAACAACCACTGGCAGATCTACAACTGGCAGGAGCCGGAGCAGGGCGATGATTTCAGCGGCCGGTCCGAGGCCGTGCCCGTGGACCAGGTCCCGTCCCACATCCTCAAGGCGGCGGTCCAGGCTTCGTCCCTCATCGGCAACGGCCTGTATGGCGTCGATCTCAAGGACATGGGCGGGAAGGCCTGCGTCATCGAGGTCAACGACAACCCCAACGTGGACGCGGGCATTGAGGATATCATTCTGGGCGACGAGCTTTACGAGCGCATCATGCGCTCCATCTACAATCGCATCGAGGCCGAGCGGCATCAGGTGCGCTACATCTATTAAAGAGGAATACGTGATCCATCCCCATACCAGGGTCCGGTCCGGGGACCCGGCCATCGGCGTCGGCGTGTTCGCCACCCAGCCCATCCCCAGGGGAACCGTCGTGGTGGTCCGCGACAGGTTTGATATCTGTCTTGACCGAGAAGCGTTTTTCGCTATGCCCGCGTCCGTGCGCGAGGCCATGGAAACGTACATGTACCACGACAAGTGCGGCAATCTGGTCCTGAGCTGGGACCATGCCCGCTATATGAACCACAACTGCCACCCGACCACCATGATGACCGATTACGGTTTGGAGATCGCGGTGCGCGACATCGACGCGGGCGAGGAACTCACCACCGAATACGGCCTGCTCAATGTGCAGGAGCCCTACGCCATCTGCTGCGGTTGCGAGGACTGCCGCAAGCGGCTGCGCATGGACGACATCGACGTGTACTGCGGCTGTTGGGACGAGCGCATCCGCGAGAGTCTCGCCCGCATTCCATGTGTGGACCAACCCCTGCTTCCCCTGTTGTCGGGGGAGGCCCGTTCGCGGCTGGACGAGTTCCTGTCGGGCCGGGCGGCCTATTCTTCGGTGCGCAACCTCAAGTGGCGGGCCGAACCGGAGTGCGCTCAAGGCGATTAGCTCGCCGAGTTTCGTTTTTCGCTGCGGGCGGGACGCTTCCGGGTGGGAGCGTCCCGCTCTTTACTTTACCGCCGAATATGCGAGGATGAAGGAGAACGGGTTCGTCATGGACGGGCCTTTACCAAGGAAATCAACCTGGAGCAGACCAGTGACCAAGCAGACGTATGATGTGATAGTGATCGGTTCCGGCCCGGCTGGGGGCATTGTCGCCCGCAAGCTCGGCGAGGCCGGACTCGACGTGGCCGTGGTGGAGAAGAACGGTTGGGGAGGGGCGTGCCCGCTGCGCGGCTGCGAGCCCAAGAAGACCCTGGCCGACACGGCTCACGAGATTCTTCGGGTGCGGGAGAAGACCGCCCACGGCGTGATCGGGAACGTGCGTGTGGACTGGCCTTCGCTCATGCGCTTCAAGCATTCGGTCATCGATCCCATCTCCGGCATGGTTTTCGACTCCTTTCACGGGCGCGGCGTGACCACGGTCCACGGCGAGGCCCGGTTCACCGGCCCGGATTCCGTGGAGGTGGAGGGCCTGGGGCGGCTTTCGGCGCGGCACATTGTCGTGGCGACCGGAGCCGCGTCCCGCAAGCTCGGCGTTCCGGGAGAGGACCTGCTGTTGACAAGCGATCAGTTTCTGGACCTGGAGACGCTGCCCGAATCCATGCTTTTCATCGGGGGCGGGTTCATTTCCTTCGAATTTGCCTGCATCGCCGCCGCGGCCGGGGTCAAGGCGACCATTCTGCACCGCAGCGGCAGGGTGCTCAAAGGCTTCGACGAGGTGTTGAGCCGCAAACTCATCAAGGCGATGCGCGACCAGGGCGTGGCCGTGCACGTGGATCATCCCGTCAAGGCGGTTGAGCCTTTCGAGGACGGGGTGCGGGTGATCGTCGCAGGCCCGGACGACGTGGAGATGTCGTTCGTCGCGGCCTCGGCCGTGTCCGGCGCGGGCCGCGTGCCTGATCTGGACGGTCTCGACCTGGACAAGGCGGGCGTCGAGGCGGTCAGGGGCGGCATCGTGGTGGACGAGTACATGCGCAGTCCCTCCAACCCGCATGTTTACGCTGCGGGCGACTGCGTGGAGCCCGGTCATCCCCTTACTCCGGTGGCCGCATTGCAGGCCGAGACGGTTGTCGGCAACATCCTGAAGGAAGGCTCGGTCAAATCGGACCTTTCGGGAACGGCCGGGGCCGTCTTCACCCACCCGACTCTTGCCTGCGCCGGTTTGCTGGAGGAGCAGGCGCGTGAGCAGGGATTGGATTTCAAGGTATACGAGGGCGATGCGGCCAAGTGGTCCGAGCATCAACGGCTCGGCATGGCCCATGCGGGCTACCGCATCCTGGTGGAGCGGGGAACGGGCCGCATCCTTGGAGCCCATTATCTCGGCGCTCATGCCGAGGAGGTGGCCAATATTTTCGGCATGGCCATCCGCCACGGCCTGACTCGCGAAGACCTCCTGGCCCAGCCGTGGGCTTATCCCTCCTTCGGCTATGCGGTGAGGTACATGCTGGGATGAGGCGGGCCGGCATGCCGTCCGCGCGGTTCTCTTTGAAGGGTGACGTTGTCACCGATACTGCCACCGGCCTGGTTTGGCCCCTGAACGCCCAACCCGCCGAAACCGGGTTGTCCTGGGCCGAGGCGTTCGGGTTCATCGAAAGCATGAACCGCGAGAACCGTTTCGGCCACTCGGATTGGCGGCTGCCCAATCGGCGCGAACTGTATTCCCTCGTGGATCACGCCGAGCGCGAACCGGCCCTGCCGCAGGATCATCCCTTCGAACGGGTTTGGGCGGGCCGGTATTGGACCTCCACGACTTCCGCCAGGGATTATTCCTATGCCTGGTGGGTGCAGTTCAGCGGCGGGCGGATGTTCTTCGGACGCAAGGCCGACGATGCGGTCGTCTGGCCTGTGCGCGGGACGTCCGCAACCTTGTGGGCCACCGGACAAAAAGGTTGCCACGATGTGAACGGGGCCCCCATGGACTGCGCCGGAACCGGGCAGGACGGGGCCTTGCGCATGGGACTCGCCTGGCCCGAACCGAGGTTTCGTGAAATCGGAGGCGATATAGAGGACCGGTTGACCGGATTTGTCTGGCAAAGGCGGGCCGACCTGGCCGGAAGAATGGTGGATAGGGAAACGGCGGGCCGGATCGTGGCCGAGGAAGCCGAACGGACCGGACAACCCTGGCGGCTGCCCGCCATTATGGAACTCGAGTCCCTGGCCGATTGTTCGCGGGCCGACCCGGCCCTGCCTGCGGATCACCCTTTCGAGAACGTGCGCGAAGCCTACTGGTCGGCCACGGACAGCGGGTACGACCCGGAGTGGTCGTTCTGCTTCTACATGCACAAGGGGGCTGTGGGCGTGGGGTTCAAGACGCGCCCCGAGTTTCATGTCTGGGCCGTGCGCACGGCCTGATTCCGGCTTATTCCTCTCCGGGCGGTTCTTCAATCGGGTTCGCGCCGTCTCGGCAGTGCGCCATGAGATCGCGAAGCCGGTCGCCTGCCGTGGAAAAATCGAACTGGTCTATGAGTCGGGACAGTTCGCGGGCATAGGCAGGGGCGTGTCTCGTCAGCCGTTCCCGTAGGGTTCGGAATTGTTTTTGGGCTTCGATGTCGTGTCTGTCGAGCAGGACAAGCAGGTCGTCGAGTTCGGACATCATGCGCTGGATTCCGTTGGACTCGATTCTATCGAGGTCGCCGTCCGGCATTTCGGGCTCTTCCGGCGGCCGAAGCGTTTCGCGGATGCCACTCGTCACCTGACGCAGTTCACGCGTCGTTTCCTCCAGGAGGAATTCCAGGTTGTCCCCGCTGTGAGCCAGGGCCTGCTCAAGTCCCGCCAACAGATTGTGCAGCCGGTCGGCTCCGATGTTCCCCGTTACGCCCTTGAGATTGTGGGCCACCGCGCGGCATTCCTCGAATCTTTCGGTCTCGGCGTGATCCAGCAGTTGTCGGAGCAGCCCGTCGCCGTCCTGGGCGAAGTCCATGAGCAGCTTTCGGTAGAGCCTGGCGTTGCCCCGCAATCTGGATATGGCGCGGGACATGTTCAGGCCCGAAATTCGGGGCAGGTCATCCTGCGTGTAGGAGGACGGCGGCGTGTGATCGGCAGGCGGATGCTGGGCACCCTCGCGTTCCGGCAGCCATTGAGACAGGGTCCGCATCAGCTCGTCCGGGTCGATGGGTTTGGTTACATGGTCGTTCATACCCGCCTGGAGGCTCTTTTCCCGGTCTCCCACCAGGGCGTGGGCGGTCATGGCGATGATCGGCAGTGACGTCTTGCCCCCGTCACGGATGGCCTTGACGGCCTGGAAACCGTCCATGACCGGCATTTGGATATCCATGAGCACCGCGTCGTAGTCCTCGGCAAGGGCCATCTGCGCGGCCTCCTTGCCGTTGTTGGCGATGGATACCATGATGTTCGCGCTTTCGAGTATCTCCCGGGCCACCTGCTGGTTGATTTCGTTGTCCTCCACCAGCAGGACATGCGCTCCGAGGAGATTGGCGGGCACCCCGGTCTGGTCCGGGCGCGGCGGTCTCTTTGGCGTGCCTCCCTCCCGCTCGCTGAGGGCCTCCATGATGGTGTCGAACAGAATCGAGCGGTTGAATGGCTTGAGCATGAACCCGTCTATACCGGCCGTTTCGGCCCGGTGGCGGATGGACTCCTGGCCGTAGGCCGTGAGCATGATGATCTTGGGCTTGCGCGTGATGGTGGTGTTCAGGCGGATGTGCCGGGACAATTTGATGCCGTCCATGTCCGGCATATTCCAGTCCGTGATGACCAGCTTGATCGGGTCGATCTTGTCCCATTTCTCGATCGTGTTCAGGGCGTCGATCGCGCAGGACGCTTCGTTGACCTTGAAGGTGAACGATTCGAGAATCTTGCACAGGACCATGCGCGACATTTTGCTGTCGTCCACCACCAGGACACGCAGCCCCTTGATTTCCGATGGATATTCGAGGGATTCGCGCGCGTGGTCGGGTTGCAGTCTGAAGGGAATCGTAAAGGAGAATTCGCTGCCTTTGCCCGGTTCGCTGGCCACGACCATATCGCCGCCCATCATTTCCACCAGCCGCTTGCTGATGGACAGCCCGAGGCCGGTTCCGCCGAACTGTCTGGAAATGGAGCCGTCGGCCTGGCTGAATGGATGGAACAATCCCTCCATGTGTTCCTGGCTGATACCGATGCCCGTATCCCGGACGCTGAATCGGATGACGGCCTTGTGCCCGTCCTGCTCCAGTAGTTCCGCTTGCAGGATGACTTCGCCCTTCTCGGTGAACTTGATGGCGTTGTTGGTCAGGTTGAGCAGTACCTGTCCAAGCCTGAGGGCGTCTCCCCTGAGCCGGTTGGGCACTGTGCTGCGGACCATGAGCAGAAACTCGATACCCTTTTGTTCCGCCGACAGGCCGAGCATGTTGATGATGTTGTTGAGCACGTCGTCCAGGAGGAAGTCCGTGTCCTCCACAGTCAGCCTGCCCGCCTCTATCTTGGAGAAATCCAGGATGTCGTTGATGATCCCGAGCAGGGCGTTGGCCGACAGGGATATCTTGGACAGGTAGTCCGATTGCTTCGCCGTCAGGTCTGTTCGCAGGGCGAGATGGGTCAACCCGATGACGGCGTTCATGGGTGTGCGGATTTCGTGGCTCATGCGGGCGAGGAAGTCGCTTTTGGCCCGGTTGGCTTCCTCCGCGGCTTGTCTGGCGGCCTCAAGTTCCCTGGCGCTGCGTTCGCGGACCGCGATGAATCGGGCGCGGGTCAGGCCTATGAATATGGACATCAGCGAGATGACGCCGAATATGACAATGTAGTGGCGGCGAACCGGCTTGATGCTGCTGCGGATGACGTCGGCCGAGGTGAGGCAGACGACCTTCCACTCATGGGAGCGGGTCACTTTGACCTCTGCTGCATTTTGGGGGGCAACGCGGATGGTGCTCACCGTGAAGATTCCTTCCCGGGTCGAAAACTGGCCGTCATTCAAGGATTTTATCCTGTTCCATATCTCAGGGTGTTCCACACTGAAGCAGATATCCTTCCGTTCGTCGTACATGAAGGCCCAGTTCTTTTCCGGTTGCGGCGAGGCCAGCCGGTATCCGTCCTCGTTGAGGAGGACGGTCGTGCTGTCAAGGGACTCCTTGTCGTCCTCAAGACGGTCGATGATCCTCTGGCCAAGGTAGTTGAGGATGGCGACGCCGATGCGGCATCCCGTGTCGTCGTAAACAGGAGTGGATATACGGATCATGGGCTTCAACGGCAGCTCGATCTTTCCGTTTTCGACGTTCAGGTCGAACCGGGACACGTATATCTCGCCGTTTTTCAGAGGCAGCGATTCCTGGAAATAATAGCGGTGAGACTTGTTTTGAAGCGCGTTCTGAGGGACCGGCGCGGGAGATCCGTTGTTGTAGTTGACTCGGATCAGCTCCATGCCCTCGTTGTCCAGGAGCCGCAATTGATCGTAGGCCTTGCTGATGGAGCTGAAGGTCAGGAGTTCCGTTTCGAGGTTGTTGCGGGCCTCGGTGT
This window harbors:
- a CDS encoding SET domain-containing protein: MIHPHTRVRSGDPAIGVGVFATQPIPRGTVVVVRDRFDICLDREAFFAMPASVREAMETYMYHDKCGNLVLSWDHARYMNHNCHPTTMMTDYGLEIAVRDIDAGEELTTEYGLLNVQEPYAICCGCEDCRKRLRMDDIDVYCGCWDERIRESLARIPCVDQPLLPLLSGEARSRLDEFLSGRAAYSSVRNLKWRAEPECAQGD
- a CDS encoding Lcl C-terminal domain-containing protein; protein product: MPSARFSLKGDVVTDTATGLVWPLNAQPAETGLSWAEAFGFIESMNRENRFGHSDWRLPNRRELYSLVDHAEREPALPQDHPFERVWAGRYWTSTTSARDYSYAWWVQFSGGRMFFGRKADDAVVWPVRGTSATLWATGQKGCHDVNGAPMDCAGTGQDGALRMGLAWPEPRFREIGGDIEDRLTGFVWQRRADLAGRMVDRETAGRIVAEEAERTGQPWRLPAIMELESLADCSRADPALPADHPFENVREAYWSATDSGYDPEWSFCFYMHKGAVGVGFKTRPEFHVWAVRTA
- a CDS encoding GNAT family N-acetyltransferase, which produces MSLACETPAVSFTSSSVRPATLDDLPLFEACERTGFNENRRSSRASLRRSITSPSQLALVIEGKAKRRKPVPAGCAVVFQYKRSLRVYSLAILREFRMLGLGEALVRHIVEFAASHGYERVSLEADMNNPKLVNWYRKFGFEPVRSLSDYYGPGEPAVRMVLSPTGRQGSPESVVIVVEEPGRMRDCCPGVQFCSATDYLVDTNYADSNRFHVLNLCSSYKTHSMGYYVSLLASARNHRVTPSVMTVKDVTTPLVAQSLLDELKDAINPKQLPDKGEILELTIILGRTPDPCRAELARKLFSLFAIPFFTITMEWREEGWKFRKVKLLHLRQVANKHPALLRSALDAFCLKKRYNRPKLKSYQYDLAILADAAEPTPPSNAMALEKFRKAAERVGFFVEFITKADHRRICEFDALFIRETTAMDNHTYAMSRHAYTEGLVVVDDPWSIMLCSNKVYLQERLAHAGVTQPRGWHLTHKECKPSFLRTLPLPLVLKLPESSFSLGVFRVSTMEELTEKLAEMFRHTDLVIAQEFLVSAYDWRVGLLDNKPLFACKYFMANNHWQIYNWQEPEQGDDFSGRSEAVPVDQVPSHILKAAVQASSLIGNGLYGVDLKDMGGKACVIEVNDNPNVDAGIEDIILGDELYERIMRSIYNRIEAERHQVRYIY
- a CDS encoding dihydrolipoyl dehydrogenase family protein gives rise to the protein MTKQTYDVIVIGSGPAGGIVARKLGEAGLDVAVVEKNGWGGACPLRGCEPKKTLADTAHEILRVREKTAHGVIGNVRVDWPSLMRFKHSVIDPISGMVFDSFHGRGVTTVHGEARFTGPDSVEVEGLGRLSARHIVVATGAASRKLGVPGEDLLLTSDQFLDLETLPESMLFIGGGFISFEFACIAAAAGVKATILHRSGRVLKGFDEVLSRKLIKAMRDQGVAVHVDHPVKAVEPFEDGVRVIVAGPDDVEMSFVAASAVSGAGRVPDLDGLDLDKAGVEAVRGGIVVDEYMRSPSNPHVYAAGDCVEPGHPLTPVAALQAETVVGNILKEGSVKSDLSGTAGAVFTHPTLACAGLLEEQAREQGLDFKVYEGDAAKWSEHQRLGMAHAGYRILVERGTGRILGAHYLGAHAEEVANIFGMAIRHGLTREDLLAQPWAYPSFGYAVRYMLG
- a CDS encoding hybrid sensor histidine kinase/response regulator, translating into MLKHLFDTSLALRSFVGTVLFLTLLSGTGLYFLYRQEANSIEASLKLNESFHNKMMAQSINLDLKTMFIDLYLVANHVETLRFLQFRDTEARNNLETELLTFSSISKAYDQLRLLDNEGMELIRVNYNNGSPAPVPQNALQNKSHRYYFQESLPLKNGEIYVSRFDLNVENGKIELPLKPMIRISTPVYDDTGCRIGVAILNYLGQRIIDRLEDDKESLDSTTVLLNEDGYRLASPQPEKNWAFMYDERKDICFSVEHPEIWNRIKSLNDGQFSTREGIFTVSTIRVAPQNAAEVKVTRSHEWKVVCLTSADVIRSSIKPVRRHYIVIFGVISLMSIFIGLTRARFIAVRERSARELEAARQAAEEANRAKSDFLARMSHEIRTPMNAVIGLTHLALRTDLTAKQSDYLSKISLSANALLGIINDILDFSKIEAGRLTVEDTDFLLDDVLNNIINMLGLSAEQKGIEFLLMVRSTVPNRLRGDALRLGQVLLNLTNNAIKFTEKGEVILQAELLEQDGHKAVIRFSVRDTGIGISQEHMEGLFHPFSQADGSISRQFGGTGLGLSISKRLVEMMGGDMVVASEPGKGSEFSFTIPFRLQPDHARESLEYPSEIKGLRVLVVDDSKMSRMVLCKILESFTFKVNEASCAIDALNTIEKWDKIDPIKLVITDWNMPDMDGIKLSRHIRLNTTITRKPKIIMLTAYGQESIRHRAETAGIDGFMLKPFNRSILFDTIMEALSEREGGTPKRPPRPDQTGVPANLLGAHVLLVEDNEINQQVAREILESANIMVSIANNGKEAAQMALAEDYDAVLMDIQMPVMDGFQAVKAIRDGGKTSLPIIAMTAHALVGDREKSLQAGMNDHVTKPIDPDELMRTLSQWLPEREGAQHPPADHTPPSSYTQDDLPRISGLNMSRAISRLRGNARLYRKLLMDFAQDGDGLLRQLLDHAETERFEECRAVAHNLKGVTGNIGADRLHNLLAGLEQALAHSGDNLEFLLEETTRELRQVTSGIRETLRPPEEPEMPDGDLDRIESNGIQRMMSELDDLLVLLDRHDIEAQKQFRTLRERLTRHAPAYARELSRLIDQFDFSTAGDRLRDLMAHCRDGANPIEEPPGEE